The following are encoded together in the Nocardioides sp. Arc9.136 genome:
- a CDS encoding GNAT family N-acetyltransferase, with protein MSVTPVLVDRGEGRAELVLPPGPLPTPDDVRGLLVAAFGAPDLRCVVAYVAVDAWPVRRLLHELGFAGDGVLRGWLPDGADAWTGTLLRGEPPAPRRPWPVVPELAAEGLLLRPWRATDVPRIVEGCADRDTQAWLGQMPSPYTEESARAWLHQVEERLAAGTAVNWAVVDPADPADPDGSPVLGSVGWFGLVEGVDCEIGYWVHPDARGRRVATRALRAVAAHAFATLDVRRVRACAAAGNAASRRVIEACGFTQYGVDPLGAWTRAGREPLALYDLAAPWAGAAAD; from the coding sequence ATGTCCGTGACCCCCGTCCTGGTGGACCGCGGCGAGGGCCGGGCCGAGCTGGTCCTCCCGCCGGGCCCGCTGCCGACCCCCGACGACGTCCGCGGGCTGCTCGTCGCCGCCTTCGGCGCACCGGACCTGCGGTGCGTGGTGGCGTACGTCGCCGTCGACGCGTGGCCGGTCCGGCGGCTGCTCCACGAGCTGGGGTTCGCCGGCGACGGCGTCCTGCGCGGCTGGCTCCCCGACGGCGCGGACGCGTGGACGGGCACGCTGCTGCGGGGCGAGCCGCCGGCGCCCCGGCGGCCCTGGCCGGTCGTCCCCGAGCTGGCGGCCGAGGGCCTGCTCCTGCGTCCCTGGCGGGCCACTGACGTCCCGCGGATCGTCGAGGGCTGCGCGGACCGGGACACGCAGGCGTGGCTGGGCCAGATGCCGTCGCCGTACACCGAGGAGTCGGCGCGCGCCTGGCTGCACCAGGTCGAGGAGCGGCTGGCGGCCGGCACCGCGGTGAACTGGGCGGTCGTGGACCCTGCCGACCCCGCTGACCCGGACGGCTCCCCGGTGCTCGGGTCGGTCGGCTGGTTCGGCCTGGTCGAGGGCGTCGACTGCGAGATCGGCTACTGGGTGCACCCGGACGCGCGCGGCCGCCGGGTCGCCACCCGCGCCCTGCGGGCGGTCGCGGCGCACGCCTTCGCGACCCTCGACGTACGCCGCGTCCGGGCCTGTGCGGCCGCGGGCAACGCTGCGTCGCGGCGGGTCATCGAGGCGTGCGGGTTCACCCAGTACGGCGTCGACCCGCTCGGCGCGTGGACCCGCGCGGGCCGCGAGCCGCTGGCGCTCTACGACCTGGCCGCACCCTGGGCGGGCGCAGCCGCGGACTGA
- a CDS encoding YihY/virulence factor BrkB family protein produces MPSIQERVTGGVRDVRRSRPFVDHLVRMQEHYGAAQASQQAGAVTYFAFLSFFPILALSLFTVGLVSTVYPDANRNLREAIDSVLPGIVGQGEGKVSLEQIRTFRGWAAVLGVAGVLYSGLGWLSAMRAALQAVFVTPQRDQPNFVVGKLRDALTLVVIGTVLLVAVAVAGFVGGFSEDILDWMGLDQELGWLVKLLTIALGLCANAVLFFALYTLLAQPHVPRRSLLQGALLGAVGFEVLKQLSGYLLASTKEQPAFQAFGIALILVVWINYFSRVVLYSAAFAYTSPAAIAQRVLEPADPVQGPRTPSPRELRAQHGGVRAALTPFAAGGAATLGLVALLRRKRT; encoded by the coding sequence ATGCCATCGATCCAGGAGCGGGTGACCGGAGGCGTGCGGGACGTGCGCCGGAGCCGGCCCTTCGTGGACCACCTCGTGCGGATGCAGGAGCACTACGGTGCGGCGCAGGCCTCCCAGCAGGCCGGCGCGGTGACGTACTTCGCGTTCCTGTCGTTCTTCCCGATCCTGGCGCTGTCGCTGTTCACCGTCGGCCTGGTCTCCACGGTGTACCCCGACGCCAACCGCAACCTGCGCGAGGCGATCGACTCCGTCCTGCCCGGCATCGTCGGGCAGGGGGAGGGCAAGGTCTCGCTCGAGCAGATCCGCACGTTCCGCGGGTGGGCGGCGGTCCTCGGTGTCGCCGGTGTCCTGTACTCCGGCCTCGGGTGGCTCTCGGCGATGCGCGCCGCCCTCCAGGCGGTCTTCGTGACCCCGCAGCGCGACCAGCCCAACTTCGTCGTCGGCAAGCTCCGCGACGCCCTCACCCTGGTCGTGATCGGCACCGTGCTGCTGGTCGCCGTGGCCGTGGCCGGCTTCGTCGGGGGCTTCTCCGAGGACATCCTCGACTGGATGGGGCTGGACCAGGAGCTGGGCTGGCTGGTCAAGCTGCTGACGATCGCGTTGGGCCTCTGCGCGAACGCCGTGCTCTTCTTCGCCCTCTACACCCTGCTCGCCCAGCCGCACGTGCCGCGCCGCTCGCTCCTCCAGGGCGCGCTGCTCGGCGCCGTCGGGTTCGAGGTGCTCAAGCAGCTCTCCGGCTACCTGCTGGCCTCCACCAAGGAGCAGCCGGCCTTCCAGGCCTTCGGCATCGCGCTGATCCTCGTGGTCTGGATCAACTACTTCTCGCGGGTCGTGCTGTACTCGGCTGCGTTCGCGTACACCTCGCCGGCGGCCATCGCCCAGCGCGTGCTGGAGCCGGCCGACCCGGTGCAGGGACCGCGGACGCCGTCGCCCCGGGAGCTGCGCGCGCAGCACGGCGGGGTGCGGGCCGCGCTCACCCCGTTCGCGGCCGGAGGAGCGGCCACCCTCGGGCTGGTCGCACTGCTGAGGA
- the trpS gene encoding tryptophan--tRNA ligase: MSTTTQPETAAPTAASGGARPRVLSGIQPTADSFHFGNYLGALRQWVDLQRDHQPFFFIADQHAITVEQDPKVLRERCLRAAAQLLAAGVDPERSAIFMQSHVPAHAQLGWVLQCMTGFGEARRMTQFKDKSAKQGEGAASVGLFTYPVLMAADILLYRPHYVPVGEDQRQHLELTRDLAQRFNSRYKKTFRLPEPYILKATAKIADLQDPAKKMSKSASSPAGIVEMLDEPKQSAKKIRSAVTDSGSEIRFDLEEKPGVSNLLTIYSALTGTAVTDLVDTYAGKGYGDLKKDLADVVVEFVTPFRERTLELLDDQAYLTSVLQRGAATAGAVAEATIKDVYQRVGFVAVGQ, encoded by the coding sequence ATGTCCACCACCACCCAGCCCGAGACCGCCGCGCCCACCGCGGCGTCCGGCGGCGCCCGTCCCCGGGTGCTGTCGGGGATCCAGCCGACGGCCGACTCGTTCCACTTCGGCAACTACCTCGGCGCGCTGCGGCAGTGGGTGGACCTCCAGCGCGACCACCAGCCGTTCTTCTTCATCGCCGACCAGCACGCCATCACCGTCGAGCAGGACCCCAAGGTGCTGCGCGAGCGGTGCCTGCGCGCCGCCGCCCAGCTGCTCGCCGCCGGCGTCGACCCCGAGCGGTCGGCGATCTTCATGCAGTCCCACGTCCCGGCGCACGCCCAGCTCGGCTGGGTGCTGCAGTGCATGACCGGCTTCGGCGAGGCCCGCCGGATGACGCAGTTCAAGGACAAGTCCGCCAAGCAGGGGGAGGGGGCCGCCAGCGTCGGCCTCTTCACCTACCCCGTCCTGATGGCCGCCGACATCCTGCTCTACCGCCCGCACTACGTCCCGGTCGGCGAGGACCAGCGCCAGCACCTGGAGCTGACCCGCGACCTCGCGCAGCGCTTCAACAGCCGCTACAAGAAGACGTTCCGGCTGCCCGAGCCCTACATCCTGAAGGCGACCGCCAAGATCGCGGACCTGCAGGACCCGGCGAAGAAGATGTCGAAGTCCGCCTCGTCCCCGGCCGGCATCGTGGAGATGCTCGACGAGCCCAAGCAGAGCGCGAAGAAGATCCGCTCCGCCGTCACCGACTCGGGCTCGGAGATCCGCTTCGACCTCGAGGAGAAGCCGGGGGTCAGCAACCTGCTGACGATCTACTCCGCGCTGACCGGGACCGCGGTCACCGACCTCGTCGACACCTACGCGGGCAAGGGCTACGGCGACCTCAAGAAGGACCTCGCCGACGTCGTGGTCGAGTTCGTGACGCCGTTCCGCGAGCGCACCCTCGAGCTCCTCGACGACCAGGCGTACCTCACGTCGGTGCTGCAGCGCGGCGCCGCGACCGCCGGGGCGGTGGCCGAGGCGACGATCAAGGACGTCTACCAGCGTGTCGGGTTCGTCGCGGTGGGCCAGTAG
- a CDS encoding NADP-dependent isocitrate dehydrogenase, translated as MAKIIYTHTDEAPLLATYSFLPIVQAYAAKAGVDVETRDISLSGRILAQFGLVDDALAELGELATKPEANIIKLPNISASIPQLKAAIKELQEQGHDIPDYPENPQSDADKDARAKYDKVKGSAVNPVLREGNSDRRAPASVKNYAKAHPHRMGAWSSDSKTNVATMGQHDFRSNEKSVVIESDDSLRIELVAADGSTTVLKDGVKVLAGEVVDGTYMDVAALRRFLTEQVARAKAEGVLFSAHLKATMMKVSDPIIFGHVVQAFFPTLFEQYGEQLRAAGISPNDGLGALLNAVESLPEGDAIKAAVQQGLADGPALAMVDSDKGITNLHVPSDVIIDASMPAMIRTSGHMWGPDGEEADTLAVIPDSSYAGVYQTVLDDCRAHGAFDPATMGSVPNVGLMAKAAEEYGSHDKTFEVPAAGTVRVVTSAGDVLMEHEVQPGDIWRACQTKDEPIRDWVKLAVTRARASSTPAVFWLDETRAHDANLIAKVKEYLAEHDTDGLTIEIMAPAEATAYSLERIRRGEETISVTGNVLRDYNTDLFPILELGTSAKMLSVVPLMNGGGLFETGAGGSAPKHVQQLVKENYLRWDSLGEFFALVPSFELYAEQAGKPGAKVLADTLDRATGTFLNEDKSPTRRVGGIDNRGSHFYLALYWAQELAQQTEDADLAAAFGPLAERLAAEEETIVSELNAVQGSPADIGGYYRPDDAKASAVMRPSQTLNEALASL; from the coding sequence ATGGCCAAGATCATCTACACGCACACGGACGAGGCGCCGCTGCTGGCGACGTACTCCTTCCTGCCGATCGTCCAGGCGTACGCCGCGAAGGCCGGCGTGGACGTCGAGACCCGCGACATCTCCCTGTCGGGTCGCATCCTGGCCCAGTTCGGGCTGGTCGACGACGCGCTCGCCGAGCTCGGCGAGCTGGCCACGAAGCCCGAGGCCAACATCATCAAGCTGCCCAACATCTCCGCCTCCATCCCGCAGCTGAAGGCCGCGATCAAGGAGCTGCAGGAGCAGGGCCACGACATCCCGGACTACCCGGAGAACCCGCAGAGCGACGCCGACAAGGACGCCCGGGCCAAGTACGACAAGGTCAAGGGCTCCGCGGTCAACCCGGTCCTGCGCGAGGGCAACTCCGACCGGCGCGCGCCGGCCTCGGTGAAGAACTACGCCAAGGCCCACCCGCACCGCATGGGCGCCTGGTCCAGCGACTCCAAGACCAACGTCGCGACCATGGGCCAGCACGACTTCCGCTCCAACGAGAAGTCGGTCGTCATCGAGTCCGACGACTCCCTGCGCATCGAGCTCGTCGCCGCCGACGGCTCCACCACCGTCCTCAAGGACGGCGTGAAGGTCCTGGCCGGCGAGGTCGTCGACGGCACCTACATGGACGTCGCCGCGCTGCGCCGCTTCCTCACCGAGCAGGTCGCCCGCGCCAAGGCCGAGGGCGTGCTGTTCTCCGCCCACCTCAAGGCCACGATGATGAAGGTCAGCGACCCGATCATCTTCGGCCACGTGGTGCAGGCGTTCTTCCCGACGCTGTTCGAGCAGTACGGCGAGCAGCTGCGCGCGGCGGGGATCTCCCCGAACGACGGCCTCGGCGCGCTGCTGAACGCCGTGGAGTCCCTCCCCGAGGGTGACGCGATCAAGGCGGCCGTGCAGCAGGGCCTGGCCGACGGTCCGGCGCTGGCGATGGTCGACTCCGACAAGGGCATCACCAACCTGCACGTGCCGAGCGACGTGATCATCGACGCCTCGATGCCGGCGATGATCCGCACCTCGGGCCACATGTGGGGCCCCGACGGCGAGGAGGCCGACACCCTCGCGGTGATCCCGGACTCCTCCTACGCCGGCGTCTACCAGACCGTCCTCGACGACTGCCGCGCCCACGGCGCCTTCGACCCCGCGACCATGGGCTCGGTGCCGAACGTCGGCCTGATGGCCAAGGCGGCCGAGGAGTACGGCTCCCACGACAAGACCTTCGAGGTCCCCGCCGCGGGCACCGTCCGCGTCGTCACCTCGGCCGGCGACGTCCTCATGGAGCACGAGGTCCAGCCGGGCGACATCTGGCGCGCCTGCCAGACCAAGGACGAGCCGATCCGCGACTGGGTCAAGCTCGCCGTGACCCGCGCCCGCGCGAGCAGCACGCCGGCGGTCTTCTGGCTCGACGAGACCCGCGCCCACGACGCGAACCTCATCGCCAAGGTCAAGGAGTACCTCGCCGAGCACGACACCGACGGCCTGACCATCGAGATCATGGCGCCGGCCGAGGCGACGGCGTACTCCCTGGAGCGGATCCGCCGCGGCGAGGAAACCATCTCGGTGACCGGCAACGTGCTGCGCGACTACAACACCGACCTCTTCCCGATCCTCGAGCTCGGCACCTCGGCGAAGATGCTGTCGGTCGTCCCGCTGATGAACGGCGGCGGCCTGTTCGAGACCGGCGCCGGCGGCTCGGCGCCCAAGCACGTGCAGCAGCTGGTCAAGGAGAACTACCTGCGCTGGGACAGCCTGGGCGAGTTCTTCGCGCTGGTGCCGTCCTTCGAGCTGTACGCCGAGCAGGCGGGCAAGCCGGGGGCCAAGGTGCTCGCCGACACCCTCGACCGGGCGACCGGGACCTTCCTCAACGAGGACAAGTCCCCGACCCGTCGCGTCGGCGGCATCGACAACCGCGGCTCGCACTTCTACCTGGCGCTCTACTGGGCCCAGGAGCTGGCGCAGCAGACCGAGGACGCCGACCTCGCCGCGGCCTTCGGGCCGCTGGCCGAGCGCCTCGCGGCCGAGGAGGAGACCATCGTCTCCGAGCTCAACGCCGTCCAGGGCTCGCCGGCCGACATCGGTGGCTACTACCGGCCCGACGACGCCAAGGCCTCGGCCGTGATGCGTCCGTCGCAGACGCTCAACGAGGCGCTCGCCTCGCTCTGA
- a CDS encoding 2'-5' RNA ligase family protein, which yields MPTIGVAVAIPEPWASELQDYRTALGDETATMIPTHITLVPPTEIGEDDVVAVEEHLAAVATAQQTFLVHLRGTGTFRPVSPVVFVSLVEGISQCEQLASAVRRGPLAVDLEYPYHPHVTIAHHLGDEQLDRAFDDLADFECEFLVEEFHLYVHDAVLGWQPSRDFTLSG from the coding sequence ATGCCGACGATCGGGGTTGCCGTAGCGATCCCTGAGCCCTGGGCGAGCGAGCTCCAGGACTACCGGACCGCCCTCGGGGACGAGACCGCGACGATGATCCCGACGCACATCACGCTCGTGCCGCCGACCGAGATCGGCGAGGACGACGTGGTTGCCGTCGAGGAGCACCTCGCGGCGGTGGCGACCGCCCAGCAGACGTTCCTCGTGCACCTGCGGGGGACCGGCACCTTCCGGCCGGTCTCCCCGGTGGTGTTCGTGTCGCTGGTGGAGGGGATCTCCCAGTGCGAGCAGCTCGCCTCCGCCGTACGACGCGGACCGCTGGCGGTGGACCTGGAGTACCCCTACCACCCGCACGTCACGATCGCGCACCACCTCGGCGACGAGCAGCTGGACCGGGCCTTCGACGACCTCGCCGACTTCGAGTGCGAGTTCCTCGTCGAGGAGTTCCACCTCTACGTGCACGACGCGGTCCTGGGCTGGCAGCCCAGCCGCGACTTCACGCTGAGCGGCTGA
- a CDS encoding ABC transporter ATP-binding protein, giving the protein MTVSSPPAADRGTPSPDDPTDDPTGAPAGGTTGAVPVEDSRVVDWRRLRSRVAGWSLVALFVAAVGQALGTVVAGRLAADPSRDLVLLLALCVVGAAVLDSAARVVWSGVVDRAEGRLRADLLDAALSQPLARLGDQAVGEVLDRVDDDTYEVGVLVRRQVWDAMRTLFATVPMWVIAGITWWPAWLLLPVVSGLTVLAVRRLLPEIARRKVVEEMAWTDHAAALEEGIAGRDDLRTSLGQAHVVRRLAGLSAQVHRRLGAVLEAETRLARRAGLLLHALLAAVVVAGVALVAADGMSVARLVTLFLVTSTFVGQVNTLAQHLPDLQAGLGALVRLRQLLESPPEPAGGLAVPDGPLDLHFRDLHFAYEEGRFALEGVDLRVPAGETCALVGRTGSGKSTLAALVSRAVEPEPGTVLLGGVDVLDLDLQQLRATVGVVTQRTEILAGTLAENITLFADVPAGRVEQAVAELGLEAWVAGLPAGLDTGLGPGGTTLSAGEEQLVAFARLLVRDVQVVVLDEATARMDPVTEELVVRAADRLLARRTGLLVAHRLGTVERAGLVAVLEQGRVVQQGGHAELAAAEGRFRDLLRSGDAGHDAAHDVAEQPASGASGPSGSLAEPVTAVGGRRRTGPPPERPEVGDGPSLTRGIAHALVIHPGWGLAGAALFLLASLTGSFGALTGWAWGRLVTDLAEGEAPVALTAVVVVSLFVAPLAIAAAFLRYPHWWSAVLLRTRMSVLVGQTDQRRLARTPPGEVVARTMDADRYARYADRWVDFVNGLLIVAATSVAGGSLLAGGVLLAVMVASALASSVGRPIAGRSAAAASRARAGFGRSLVSALECVRTVKLAAATPAVRRHLGRVDSGRVDAAVREHRVQAALDGVPVVVVQCGVVAAWAVLVAGRWDLATALLVASAVNGFDWFGRVAGSVITEAPGTRSWQRATSRLAGGADLVTLPPGVDLVHGTAPDPAPTPRVPLQRLELRGMSAVHDDGTLGVTGVDLDVDAGDLVLLLGQVGSGKSSLLAALAGLVDHRGSVRWNGLEVEDAEVFLRPGQVAHVAQVPRVLSGTFADNVLLDHTVERGLDAAVADARLRRDLEEAGGPHALVGHRGVRLSGGQVQRLALARALATDAELLLADDVSSALDAATELELWEALRGRGTTVVGATSKRAALARADRVVVLVDGRVAASGPWSELAARWGHLAG; this is encoded by the coding sequence ATGACCGTGAGCAGCCCACCCGCAGCCGACCGCGGCACGCCCAGCCCCGACGACCCGACCGACGACCCGACCGGTGCACCCGCCGGGGGGACCACCGGCGCAGTGCCGGTCGAGGACTCCCGCGTCGTGGACTGGCGCCGGCTGCGCTCCCGCGTCGCCGGCTGGTCGCTGGTCGCGCTGTTCGTGGCCGCGGTCGGGCAGGCGCTCGGCACCGTCGTGGCCGGCCGGCTCGCGGCCGACCCGAGCCGCGACCTGGTGCTGCTGCTGGCGCTGTGCGTCGTCGGTGCCGCGGTGCTCGACTCTGCCGCCCGCGTCGTGTGGTCCGGGGTCGTCGACCGGGCCGAGGGCAGGCTCCGCGCCGACCTGCTCGACGCCGCGCTCAGCCAGCCGCTCGCCCGCCTGGGCGACCAGGCCGTCGGGGAGGTGCTCGACCGCGTCGACGACGACACCTACGAGGTCGGCGTCCTGGTGCGCCGCCAGGTCTGGGACGCGATGCGCACGCTCTTCGCGACCGTCCCGATGTGGGTCATCGCCGGCATCACGTGGTGGCCGGCCTGGCTGCTGCTGCCGGTCGTCTCCGGGCTGACCGTGCTGGCGGTGCGGCGGCTGCTGCCGGAGATCGCCCGGCGCAAGGTCGTGGAGGAGATGGCCTGGACCGACCACGCCGCGGCGCTCGAGGAGGGCATCGCCGGCCGCGACGACCTGCGCACCAGCCTCGGCCAGGCCCACGTCGTACGCCGCCTGGCCGGCCTCTCGGCCCAGGTGCACCGCCGGCTGGGCGCCGTGCTGGAGGCCGAGACCCGACTGGCCCGGCGGGCCGGGCTGCTGCTCCACGCCCTGCTCGCGGCGGTCGTGGTCGCCGGCGTCGCGCTGGTGGCCGCCGACGGCATGTCGGTGGCCCGCCTGGTGACGCTGTTCCTGGTGACCTCCACCTTCGTGGGGCAGGTCAACACCCTCGCCCAGCACCTGCCGGACCTCCAGGCCGGCCTGGGCGCGCTGGTCCGGCTGCGCCAGCTGCTGGAGTCCCCGCCCGAGCCCGCAGGCGGCCTGGCCGTGCCGGACGGCCCCCTCGACCTGCACTTCCGCGACCTCCACTTCGCCTACGAGGAGGGCCGGTTCGCGCTCGAGGGGGTCGACCTGCGGGTGCCGGCCGGGGAGACGTGCGCGCTGGTGGGCCGCACCGGCTCGGGCAAGTCGACACTCGCCGCCCTGGTCTCGCGCGCGGTCGAGCCGGAGCCGGGCACGGTCCTGCTCGGCGGTGTCGACGTGCTCGACCTCGACCTCCAGCAGCTGCGCGCGACGGTCGGCGTCGTCACGCAGCGCACCGAGATCCTGGCCGGCACGCTCGCGGAGAACATCACGCTGTTCGCCGACGTCCCCGCCGGCCGGGTGGAGCAGGCCGTGGCCGAGCTGGGGCTCGAGGCCTGGGTCGCGGGGCTGCCCGCCGGGCTGGACACCGGGCTGGGGCCAGGCGGGACGACCCTGTCGGCGGGGGAGGAGCAGCTCGTCGCGTTCGCGCGGCTGCTCGTCCGCGACGTACAGGTGGTGGTGCTCGACGAGGCCACCGCGCGGATGGACCCGGTCACCGAGGAGCTGGTGGTCCGCGCGGCCGACCGGCTGCTCGCGCGCCGTACCGGACTCCTCGTCGCGCACCGCCTGGGCACCGTCGAGCGCGCCGGGCTGGTGGCGGTGCTCGAGCAGGGTCGCGTCGTCCAGCAGGGCGGGCACGCCGAGCTGGCCGCGGCCGAGGGCCGCTTCCGCGACCTGCTGCGCTCCGGTGACGCCGGACACGACGCCGCACACGACGTCGCGGAGCAGCCCGCGTCCGGGGCGTCCGGCCCGTCCGGCTCCCTCGCGGAGCCCGTGACGGCGGTCGGCGGACGGCGCCGCACCGGCCCGCCGCCGGAGCGGCCCGAGGTCGGCGACGGGCCGTCGCTGACCCGCGGCATCGCGCACGCGCTGGTCATCCACCCCGGGTGGGGCCTGGCCGGAGCGGCGCTGTTCCTGCTCGCCTCGCTCACCGGCTCGTTCGGGGCCCTGACCGGCTGGGCCTGGGGCCGCCTGGTCACCGACCTCGCCGAGGGGGAGGCACCGGTCGCCCTCACCGCGGTCGTCGTCGTCAGCCTCTTCGTCGCGCCGCTCGCCATCGCCGCAGCGTTCCTGCGCTACCCGCACTGGTGGTCCGCGGTGCTCCTGCGCACCCGGATGAGCGTCCTCGTCGGCCAGACCGACCAGCGGCGGCTCGCCCGGACGCCGCCGGGGGAGGTCGTCGCGCGGACGATGGACGCCGACCGCTACGCGCGGTACGCCGACCGCTGGGTCGACTTCGTCAACGGCCTGCTCATCGTGGCGGCCACCAGCGTGGCCGGCGGCAGCCTGCTCGCCGGCGGGGTGCTGCTGGCGGTGATGGTCGCCTCGGCGCTCGCGTCCTCGGTCGGCCGCCCGATCGCGGGCCGGTCGGCCGCGGCGGCGTCGCGGGCGCGGGCCGGCTTCGGCCGGTCGCTGGTCTCCGCGCTGGAGTGCGTGCGCACCGTCAAGCTCGCCGCCGCGACCCCCGCCGTGCGCCGCCACCTCGGCCGGGTCGACTCCGGCCGCGTCGACGCCGCGGTGCGCGAGCACCGGGTCCAGGCCGCTCTCGACGGGGTGCCGGTCGTGGTCGTCCAGTGCGGGGTCGTCGCCGCCTGGGCGGTGCTCGTGGCCGGCCGCTGGGACCTCGCGACGGCGCTCCTGGTGGCCTCGGCGGTCAACGGCTTCGACTGGTTCGGTCGGGTCGCCGGCTCGGTCATCACCGAGGCGCCCGGGACCAGGTCCTGGCAGCGCGCCACCAGCCGCCTCGCCGGCGGCGCGGACCTGGTGACGCTGCCCCCGGGCGTCGACCTGGTGCACGGCACCGCACCCGACCCGGCCCCCACCCCGCGGGTGCCGCTGCAGCGGCTGGAGCTGCGCGGCATGAGCGCGGTCCACGACGACGGCACCCTCGGCGTCACCGGGGTCGACCTCGACGTCGACGCCGGCGACCTGGTGCTGCTCCTCGGGCAGGTCGGCTCGGGCAAGTCCAGCCTGCTCGCGGCGCTGGCCGGACTCGTCGACCACCGGGGCTCGGTGCGCTGGAACGGTCTGGAGGTCGAGGACGCCGAGGTCTTCCTCCGGCCCGGCCAGGTGGCCCACGTGGCGCAGGTGCCGCGGGTGCTGTCGGGGACCTTCGCCGACAACGTCCTGCTCGACCACACCGTCGAGCGCGGCCTCGACGCCGCCGTCGCCGACGCCCGGTTGCGGCGCGACCTGGAGGAGGCCGGCGGGCCGCACGCCCTCGTCGGGCACCGCGGCGTACGGCTCTCGGGTGGGCAGGTGCAGCGGCTGGCGCTCGCCCGGGCGCTGGCCACCGACGCCGAGCTGCTGCTCGCCGACGACGTCTCGAGCGCGCTGGACGCCGCCACCGAGCTCGAGCTGTGGGAGGCGCTGCGCGGCCGCGGCACGACCGTGGTGGGCGCGACGTCCAAGCGGGCCGCCCTGGCACGGGCCGACCGGGTGGTCGTGCTCGTCGACGGCCGGGTCGCCGCGAGCGGTCCGTGGTCGGAGCTGGCCGCGCGCTGGGGCCACCTCGCCGGCTGA
- a CDS encoding MFS transporter, producing the protein MTSTAPASAPARAADPAGGRRFVLAVLALAVGGFAIGTTEFVTMGLLPQIADGIGVSEPTAGHVISAYALGVVVGVPILSFFAARLPRRGLLVGLMGAYAAFNLLSAAATGYGLLTLARFLDGLPHGAYFGVASLVAANLTVPEKRGRAVASVMLGLSVANVVGVPAATWVGQHLGWRAAYVITAAIAGLTMLLILAFVPSVPGDKEATGRKEARDFFGNRQVWLTMAAGAVGFGGMFAVYSYIATTVTDVGGLGSGTVPFFLLAFGLGMVAGTWLGGELAAWSVFRSLIWSGIGSTVVMVLFWAVAPYGWWLLPVVFAITAIGSVLVTNLQVRLMDVAGNAVTLGAAMNHAALNLANALGAWLGGLVIAAGLGYRAPALVGAGLSVLGVAILLWSAVSHRNGQSAAAPAQGAARS; encoded by the coding sequence ATGACCTCCACCGCGCCCGCGTCCGCCCCGGCCCGTGCCGCCGACCCCGCAGGGGGCCGCAGGTTCGTGCTCGCGGTGCTCGCCCTCGCGGTGGGCGGCTTCGCGATCGGGACGACGGAGTTCGTGACGATGGGGCTGCTGCCCCAGATCGCGGACGGCATCGGGGTCTCCGAGCCGACCGCGGGCCACGTGATCTCGGCGTACGCGCTGGGCGTCGTGGTGGGCGTGCCGATCCTGTCGTTCTTCGCGGCCCGGCTGCCACGCCGTGGCCTGCTCGTCGGCCTGATGGGGGCGTACGCCGCCTTCAACCTGCTCAGCGCGGCCGCGACCGGCTACGGCCTGCTCACCCTCGCCCGCTTCCTCGACGGCCTGCCGCACGGGGCGTACTTCGGCGTGGCCAGCCTGGTCGCCGCCAACCTCACCGTGCCCGAGAAGCGCGGCCGCGCGGTCGCCAGCGTGATGCTCGGCCTCAGCGTCGCCAACGTCGTCGGCGTCCCTGCCGCGACGTGGGTCGGCCAGCACCTGGGCTGGCGCGCGGCGTACGTCATCACCGCGGCGATCGCGGGGCTCACGATGCTGCTGATCCTGGCCTTCGTCCCCTCGGTGCCCGGCGACAAGGAGGCGACGGGTCGCAAGGAGGCGCGCGACTTCTTCGGCAACCGGCAGGTGTGGCTGACCATGGCGGCCGGCGCGGTCGGCTTCGGCGGCATGTTCGCCGTCTACTCCTACATCGCGACCACGGTCACCGACGTCGGCGGGCTGGGCAGCGGCACGGTGCCGTTCTTCCTGCTGGCCTTCGGCCTCGGCATGGTCGCCGGCACCTGGCTGGGCGGTGAGCTGGCCGCGTGGTCGGTGTTCCGCTCGCTGATCTGGTCCGGCATCGGCTCGACCGTCGTGATGGTGCTCTTCTGGGCGGTCGCGCCGTACGGCTGGTGGCTGCTCCCGGTCGTCTTCGCGATCACCGCGATCGGGTCCGTGCTCGTCACGAACCTGCAGGTCCGGCTGATGGACGTCGCCGGGAACGCCGTCACCCTGGGCGCCGCGATGAACCACGCCGCCCTCAACCTCGCCAACGCGCTCGGCGCCTGGCTCGGCGGCCTCGTCATCGCCGCCGGCCTGGGCTACCGCGCGCCCGCCCTCGTCGGCGCCGGCCTCTCCGTGCTCGGCGTCGCGATCCTGCTCTGGTCCGCGGTCAGCCACCGCAACGGTCAGTCCGCGGCTGCGCCCGCCCAGGGTGCGGCCAGGTCGTAG